One genomic region from Apodemus sylvaticus chromosome 1, mApoSyl1.1, whole genome shotgun sequence encodes:
- the Pnma8c gene encoding LOW QUALITY PROTEIN: paraneoplastic antigen-like protein 8C (The sequence of the model RefSeq protein was modified relative to this genomic sequence to represent the inferred CDS: inserted 2 bases in 2 codons), producing the protein MADGGDSLAVAMEDLGILGPSGVSRGSSTAQQRVNSCLKELGKVVFGVQDIALLEHGCKALEVDSDKSLMILXDCGHQEFEDIIRVPLKALGKFEVAGKASLEEGRPKAAIIRLAKDLXYDWSLPREIKGQGAGWRVVYTPKWQDIQFLAKLHLFLWAG; encoded by the exons ATGGCGGACGGAGGCGATTCTCTGGCGGTTGCCATG GAGGATCTCGGCATCCTGGGTCCTTCTGGGGTTTCTCGAGGCAGCTCCACAGCGCAGCAGCGCGTGAACAGCTGCCTCAAGGAGTTGGGCAAGGTGGTATTTGGAGTCCAGGACATTGCACTGTTAGAACATGGTTGCAAGGCCTTGGAGGTAGACAGTGACAAGTCCTTGATGATCC GCGATTGTGGCCACCAAGAATTTGAAGACATCATACGGGTTCCCCTCAAAGCGCTAGGTAAGTTTGAAGTGGCTGGGAAGGCCTCCCTGGAGGAGGGCAGACCCAAGGCGGCCATCATTCGCTTGGCTAAAGACC ATTATGACTGGTCCCTCCCCAGGGAGATCAAAGGCCAGGGCGCTGGGTGGAGAGTGGTCTACACGCCCAAATGGCAGGACATCCAATTCCTCGCCAAACTCCATTTGTTCCtttgggctgg GTAa